In one Tripterygium wilfordii isolate XIE 37 chromosome 22, ASM1340144v1, whole genome shotgun sequence genomic region, the following are encoded:
- the LOC119990598 gene encoding protein ALP1-like, whose product MGGHEFDDTDDDDEYDEMDDDEYDDECELNPKRTNDFILLASVTAAAIYHRRRRVAFFDKMSCRTSKLQGAKWVAEILHGHPDRCYQTFRMKKEIFGDLCYQLRDKYMLRTSNYVQIPEMVGMFLFILGHCAGNILVQECFQHSGETVSRMFHEVLHSVYLLSLDIIKPRENQFEEIPVKIRSGSKYNPFKNCVGAIDGTHIPAVIPKSDRGRFIGRKGTTTQNVMAACDFDMLYIFVSAGWEGSAHDARVFQDAISTP is encoded by the coding sequence ATGGGTGGTCATGAGTTTGATgatactgatgatgatgatgagtatgATGAGATGGATGATGATGAGTATGACGATGAATGTGAGTTGAACCCTAAAAGGACTAACGATTTTATACTCCTAGCGTCTGTAACTGCAGCTGCAATTTATCATCGGAGAAGACGGGTTGCATTTTTTGATAAGATGTCGTGCAGGACATCTAAATTACAGGGTGCGAAATGGGTTgctgaaattttacatggacaccCAGATAGATGCTACCAAACTTTTAGGATGAAGAAAGAGATTTTTGGAGACCTATGTTATCAACTAAGGGATAAGTACATGTTACGAACAAGTAACTACGTTCAAATACCCGAAATGGTTGGGATGTTCCTCTTCATATTGGGCCATTGTGCAGGGAATATATTGGTGCAGGAATGTTTTCAGCATTCTGGAGAAACAGTTAGCAGGATGTTCCATGAGGTATTGCATAGTGTGTACTTGTTATCATTGGACATTATTAAACCGAGGGAGAACCAGTTTGAAGAAATCCCAGTTAAGATTAGGAGTGGCTCAAAATATAACCCTTTTAAAAATTGTGTTGGTGCCATCGATGGAACACATATCCCAGCTGTGATTCCTAAATCTGACAGAGGTCGATTCATTGGGAGGAAAGGCACAACGACACAGAATGTCATGGCAGCGTGTGACTTTGATATGCTGTACATATTTGTGTCGGCTGGCTGGGAGGGATCAGCACATGATGCACGTGTGTTCCAGGATGCAATTTCAACACCATAA